In a single window of the Pongo abelii isolate AG06213 chromosome 1, NHGRI_mPonAbe1-v2.0_pri, whole genome shotgun sequence genome:
- the LOC100445246 gene encoding LOW QUALITY PROTEIN: olfactory receptor 2T2 (The sequence of the model RefSeq protein was modified relative to this genomic sequence to represent the inferred CDS: inserted 2 bases in 1 codon; deleted 1 base in 1 codon), which translates to MGMEGLLQNSTNFVLTGLITHPAFPGLLFAIVFSIFVVAITANVVMILLIHMDARLHTPMYFLLSQLSIMDTIYICITVPKMLQDLLSKDKTISFLGCAVQIFLYLTLIGGEFFLLGLMAYDRYVAVCNPLRYPLLMNRRVCLFMVVGSWVGGSLDGFMLTPVTXSFPFCRSREINHFFCEIPAVLKLSCINTSLYETLMYACCVLMLLIPLSVISVSYMHILLSVHRMNSAEGWRKAFATCSSHIMVVSIFYGAAFYTNMLPHSYHTPEKDKVVSAFYTILTPMLNPLVYSLRNKDVVAALRKVLGKCGSSQSIRVVTDQEGLVGTPRASGWQLWSGKTSGDPVQTSEMLQPIMQLFQKIWYWF; encoded by the exons ATGGGCATGGAGGGTCTCCTCCAGAACTCCACTAACTTCGTCCTCACAGGCCTCATCACCCATCCTGCCTTCCCCGGCCTTCTCTTTGCAATAGtcttctccatctttgtggtGGCTATAACAGCCAATGTGGTCATGATTCTGCTCATCCACATGGACGCCCGCCTCCACACACCCATGTACTTCTTGCTCAGCCAGCTCTCCATCATGGATACTATCTACATCTGTATCACTGTCCCCAAGATGCTCCAGGACCTCCTGTCCAAGGACAAGACCATTTCCTTCCTGGGCTGTGCAGTTCAGATCTTCCTCTACCTGACCCTGATTGGAGGGGAATTCTTCCTGCTGGGTCTA ATGGCCTATGATCGGTACGTGGCTGTGTGCAACCCTCTACGGTACCCTCTCCTCATGAACCGCAGGGTTTGCTTATTCATGGTTGTCGGCTCCTGGGTTGGTGGTTCCTTGGATGGGTTCATGCTGACTCCTGTCAC GAGTTTCCCCTTCTGTAGATCCCGAGAGATCAATCACTTTTTCTGTGAGATCCCAGCCGTGCTGAAGTTGTCTTGCATAAATACATCACTCTATGAGACCCTGATGTATGCCTGCTGCGTGCTGATGCTGCTCATCCCTCTATCCGTCATCTCTGTGTCCTACATGCACATCCTCCTGAGTGTCCACAGGATGAACTCTGCTGAGGGCTGGCGCAAAGCCTTTGCTACGTGTTCCTCCCACATTATGGTGGTGAGCATTTTCTACGGGGCAGCTTTCTACACCAACATGCTGCCCCACTCCTACCACACTCCAGAGAAAGATAAAGTAGTGTCTGCCTTCTACACCATCCTCACCCCCATGCTCAACCCACTCGTCTACAGCTTGAGGAATAAAGATGTGGTCGCAGCTCTGAGGAAAGTACTAGGGAAATGTGGCTCCTCCCAGAGCATCAGGGTGGTGACTGATCAGGAAGGACTAGTGGGGACTCCCAGAGCATCAGGGTGGCAACTGTGGTCAGGGAAGACTAGCGGGGACCCAGTGCAAACATCCGAGATGCTGCAGCCAATAATGCAGCTATTTCAGAAAATATGGTATTGGTTCTGA